The following proteins are co-located in the Heliorestis convoluta genome:
- a CDS encoding cell wall hydrolase codes for MAVIRADSSDIELLARLIRAEAEGEGELGMLMAGNVCVNRVIVDCLDFPHIRSVREMVFQSPGGFEAVQKPYFYQRAREKDKRLAERLIRGERFHPASNALWFFRPYGPCPATWYNQPNTGRYKAHCFFQPLPANCPEVFRGG; via the coding sequence ATGGCCGTCATCAGAGCAGACAGCAGCGACATCGAATTACTGGCTAGACTCATTCGAGCGGAGGCTGAAGGCGAAGGCGAACTAGGAATGCTCATGGCAGGCAACGTTTGCGTAAACCGCGTCATCGTAGACTGCCTAGACTTTCCTCACATACGTTCTGTACGAGAAATGGTTTTCCAGTCCCCAGGTGGCTTTGAAGCTGTACAAAAACCATACTTTTACCAGCGAGCTCGAGAAAAAGACAAAAGACTGGCTGAACGACTTATTCGGGGGGAGCGATTTCACCCTGCTAGTAACGCCCTCTGGTTTTTCAGACCTTACGGTCCTTGCCCCGCAACCTGGTATAACCAGCCGAACACAGGGCGCTACAAAGCACATTGTTTTTTCCAACCCCTTCCCGCAAACTGTCCAGAAGTATTCCGAGGTGGATAG
- a CDS encoding AMP-binding protein codes for MDSVKEMDSQSFNFSRDILDQWAQDRNKLAMLWVDDEGREVPKTFWEIAEESKKLCNVLQNQGVGRNDVVIVILPRFIEWWIVHSACLRMGAIISPGTGQLTPKDILFRLQASEATCVITDASVAPKVDAALEEYKALQCKILVSEPGQQFSDYSAINSTWIDYHSAVAAASADFEAVDTQKDDNALLYFTSGTTGYPKMTVHTHASYPLGHEVTGKHWLDLTEKDLHWNLSDSGWAKAAWSSFFGPWICGATVFVHHSNRFHPQKTLSLLEKYPITTFCGAPTIYRMLVLEDLSKYRFQALRHCVSAGEPLNPEVIDYWKKHTDLTIRDGYGQTETVLLVGNFPSFEPRLGSMGKPSPSFDVQVIDDEGNILPPHREGDIAVRVVPERPVGLFKEYWKDPEKTAASFRGDWYLTGDRAYYDEDGYFWFVGRADDVILSAGYRIGPFEVESALLEHDAVVESAVVSSPDPLRGEVVKAFVVLKSGYDPSDELVKELQEYVKVTTAPYKYPRRIEFVSSLPKTVSGKIRRIELREQEWHKSNETAEGA; via the coding sequence ATGGATTCTGTAAAAGAAATGGATTCACAATCCTTTAATTTTTCCCGTGATATCTTAGACCAATGGGCGCAAGATCGTAACAAGCTGGCCATGCTCTGGGTTGATGACGAAGGTCGCGAAGTGCCTAAAACATTTTGGGAGATTGCAGAAGAGTCAAAGAAGCTTTGTAATGTTTTGCAAAACCAAGGTGTGGGTAGAAACGATGTGGTCATTGTGATACTGCCACGCTTTATAGAGTGGTGGATCGTTCACAGTGCCTGCTTGCGCATGGGGGCAATTATTAGTCCGGGAACAGGTCAGTTAACGCCAAAAGATATTTTGTTTCGTTTACAAGCATCGGAAGCTACTTGTGTTATTACCGATGCTTCGGTGGCACCGAAAGTCGATGCTGCCCTAGAAGAGTACAAAGCTCTACAGTGCAAAATTCTTGTCAGTGAGCCAGGTCAACAATTTTCTGATTATTCCGCCATTAATTCCACTTGGATTGATTATCATTCTGCCGTCGCGGCGGCTTCTGCCGACTTTGAAGCGGTAGATACACAAAAAGATGATAATGCATTGCTATACTTTACATCGGGAACAACGGGATACCCGAAAATGACGGTCCATACCCATGCCAGCTATCCTCTCGGTCATGAAGTAACAGGCAAGCACTGGCTCGATCTTACGGAGAAAGATTTGCATTGGAATCTAAGTGATTCTGGTTGGGCGAAAGCAGCTTGGAGTAGCTTTTTCGGCCCTTGGATTTGTGGCGCAACCGTTTTTGTCCATCATAGCAATCGTTTTCATCCGCAAAAAACGCTTTCTTTGCTAGAAAAGTATCCGATTACAACGTTCTGTGGCGCGCCGACGATTTATCGCATGTTGGTGCTAGAGGACTTATCAAAGTATCGCTTTCAAGCTTTGCGCCACTGCGTAAGTGCTGGCGAACCCCTTAATCCGGAAGTTATTGATTATTGGAAAAAGCATACAGACCTTACGATTCGCGATGGCTATGGCCAGACGGAAACGGTTCTTTTGGTGGGCAATTTTCCTTCTTTTGAGCCTCGCCTTGGTTCAATGGGCAAGCCTTCGCCTTCTTTTGATGTACAAGTTATCGATGATGAAGGCAATATTTTGCCGCCCCACCGGGAAGGCGATATTGCTGTGCGGGTAGTACCAGAAAGGCCTGTTGGTTTGTTCAAGGAGTATTGGAAGGATCCCGAGAAGACCGCTGCTTCTTTTCGCGGGGATTGGTATCTGACAGGAGACCGCGCTTATTACGATGAAGATGGTTATTTCTGGTTCGTAGGACGAGCTGACGATGTGATCTTGTCGGCTGGCTACCGCATTGGACCTTTTGAGGTAGAAAGCGCTTTACTAGAACATGATGCCGTTGTAGAATCGGCTGTCGTCTCAAGCCCCGATCCTTTGCGCGGCGAAGTGGTGAAAGCTTTTGTTGTTCTTAAGTCTGGCTATGATCCAAGTGATGAGCTGGTCAAAGAATTACAAGAGTATGTGAAGGTAACAACGGCGCCTTATAAATATCCTCGGCGCATTGAATTTGTTTCTTCTTTGCCGAAAACGGTTAGCGGAAAGATTCGACGCATTGAGTTGCGCGAGCAAGAGTGGCACAAAAGCAATGAGACTGCCGAAGGCGCCTAA
- a CDS encoding O-antigen ligase family protein produces the protein MLLSASMIAIEVRTPSEEESILVTTMDRTKQAINPLNILPEAVQARIATISADERSFQYRLYFARDAFFMWNDYPWIGAGGGAWQALYPQYRPFPYFTTEVHNHFLQVAVEVGLLGLTVFVLLWLLFFYQLLYLRWRHPPLAALSWTVAVAFAALLVHAFFDYDLSFAAFSFWLWAFFGAMYGLYRSEVSHLQQANAFSRNLSKRIKRKKRALAGFLLILAFALLLPSSALVIAKNYATKAQAAAEANETLEAQRLMAQAYRWNPYSASYALALASMKGASAQTDPDKAYLLEKAYNLHRGDPAVAIAWGRHLIASGQLEAGIAALEEALRRRPWSAPPLSAQALKEQSVATYVLEPYRGESPYKALAEGYLDAALAARSQGQDEQAQQWLEQLQALPMRYEEEAKTVPQRGKDPDLPMILDHLSEAATALKR, from the coding sequence TTGTTGCTCAGCGCCTCTATGATAGCCATTGAAGTTCGAACGCCTTCCGAAGAAGAAAGCATTTTGGTCACTACGATGGATCGGACCAAGCAGGCTATCAATCCTTTGAATATACTGCCGGAAGCTGTACAAGCCAGAATTGCTACCATTTCAGCCGATGAACGGAGCTTTCAGTATCGACTTTACTTTGCTCGTGATGCCTTTTTTATGTGGAATGATTATCCCTGGATAGGTGCCGGGGGAGGTGCTTGGCAAGCCCTATATCCCCAGTACCGCCCTTTTCCCTATTTCACAACCGAAGTTCACAATCATTTCTTGCAAGTAGCTGTAGAAGTGGGACTGCTGGGTCTAACCGTTTTTGTACTGCTGTGGCTCTTATTTTTCTATCAATTGCTCTATTTGCGCTGGCGTCATCCTCCTCTTGCAGCCCTATCCTGGACCGTAGCCGTGGCCTTTGCCGCCTTGCTTGTTCATGCTTTTTTTGACTACGATTTATCTTTTGCTGCTTTTTCTTTCTGGCTCTGGGCTTTCTTCGGTGCCATGTATGGTCTCTATCGCAGCGAAGTGAGCCATTTGCAGCAAGCCAACGCCTTTTCCCGAAACCTTTCTAAAAGGATAAAAAGAAAAAAACGGGCCCTCGCTGGCTTTTTGCTCATCCTTGCCTTTGCTCTACTTTTGCCTTCTAGCGCCTTGGTCATTGCCAAAAACTATGCAACAAAAGCCCAGGCAGCAGCAGAAGCCAACGAGACCCTAGAAGCACAACGTCTTATGGCACAAGCCTATCGCTGGAATCCTTATTCCGCTTCTTACGCACTTGCTTTAGCCTCTATGAAGGGTGCTTCTGCACAAACAGATCCAGACAAAGCTTATCTTTTGGAAAAAGCATACAACCTCCACCGCGGCGACCCAGCCGTTGCCATTGCCTGGGGACGTCATCTGATTGCGTCAGGACAGCTCGAAGCAGGCATTGCAGCCCTAGAAGAAGCTTTGCGCCGTCGCCCTTGGAGCGCCCCGCCTTTATCGGCGCAAGCTCTGAAGGAACAATCGGTAGCCACCTACGTTTTAGAACCCTATCGCGGCGAATCGCCCTACAAAGCGCTCGCAGAAGGCTACCTAGATGCAGCCCTGGCAGCGCGATCCCAAGGGCAAGATGAACAAGCTCAGCAATGGCTTGAACAACTACAAGCTTTGCCGATGCGCTATGAAGAAGAAGCAAAAACAGTGCCTCAGCGAGGCAAAGATCCTGATTTGCCCATGATACTAGATCACTTATCAGAAGCTGCTACAGCCTTAAAAAGATAG
- a CDS encoding flagellar protein FlaG: MQIQHNTKMLPPILTQPRHDPDDWKTPAQLKLEHSANIANPKRKVIAQEATNQVYQELREIFHKTNYSVNFVVNEVGNRMQYSIRMQGTGHEVATFPADIAVDIAQKAKHSKSGLFVDQRV; this comes from the coding sequence GTGCAGATTCAACATAATACCAAGATGCTACCACCGATTTTGACGCAGCCTCGACACGACCCCGATGACTGGAAAACACCTGCGCAGCTAAAACTAGAGCATTCAGCCAATATTGCCAATCCCAAGCGCAAAGTGATTGCCCAAGAAGCAACGAATCAAGTCTATCAAGAATTACGGGAAATATTTCACAAGACAAATTATAGTGTTAACTTTGTTGTGAATGAAGTTGGCAATAGAATGCAATATTCGATTCGTATGCAAGGAACAGGTCATGAAGTTGCAACCTTTCCTGCTGACATAGCTGTTGATATTGCACAAAAAGCGAAACACTCCAAATCAGGTTTATTTGTTGATCAAAGAGTCTAG
- a CDS encoding TAXI family TRAP transporter solute-binding subunit, translating to MLKKIYKSLVLLPALALVLAGCGAQGDPQGQAPGESSQEYQLLMATGGTGGTYYPLGGAMAETWKKHIEGLNVTVQSTGASVENLRLLASGETELAMAMNGPAAQAIAGTGDFEGAPIDFVAVGVIYPEVMQIIAPADRGFVDVADLKGKRVSIGPPGSGTASAARTILAAYDIDPDQDITLFQDNFTDAARKLKDGMLDAAFAVLAVPASNVEEITTATDVTIVNIDGEGLEKILADDPTFSPYEIPGGTYKGQDGVSKTISQWAVLYTTKDLPDDLVYEMTKVMYEKASETALAHARGDQILLETALLGIEPVPLHPGAERFYKDVGLLD from the coding sequence ATGTTAAAGAAGATCTATAAGTCCCTAGTCCTCCTGCCAGCGTTGGCACTTGTTTTGGCTGGATGTGGTGCCCAGGGGGACCCACAAGGACAAGCTCCCGGTGAATCTTCCCAAGAGTATCAATTGCTGATGGCCACAGGAGGTACGGGGGGTACTTACTATCCTCTCGGTGGTGCTATGGCAGAGACTTGGAAAAAACATATCGAAGGCTTGAATGTAACAGTGCAGTCTACAGGTGCATCTGTTGAGAACTTGCGCCTTTTAGCAAGTGGAGAAACAGAGTTAGCCATGGCCATGAATGGACCTGCTGCGCAAGCGATTGCAGGTACGGGTGACTTTGAAGGTGCCCCCATTGATTTTGTAGCCGTTGGTGTTATCTACCCTGAAGTTATGCAAATCATTGCACCTGCTGATAGAGGCTTCGTTGATGTGGCTGACTTAAAAGGCAAGCGCGTTTCTATTGGTCCTCCCGGTAGTGGTACTGCTTCAGCGGCTCGTACGATTTTAGCTGCCTATGACATTGATCCCGATCAAGATATTACATTGTTTCAAGATAACTTTACCGATGCAGCTCGAAAGCTGAAAGATGGCATGTTAGATGCTGCTTTTGCCGTCTTGGCTGTACCTGCTTCTAACGTTGAAGAAATCACGACAGCAACGGATGTTACCATTGTAAATATTGATGGTGAAGGCCTAGAGAAGATTCTTGCTGATGATCCTACTTTCTCCCCCTATGAGATTCCCGGTGGTACTTACAAAGGACAAGATGGCGTTAGCAAGACCATTTCGCAGTGGGCTGTTCTTTATACGACCAAAGACTTGCCTGATGATCTCGTCTATGAAATGACCAAAGTAATGTATGAAAAAGCCTCGGAAACTGCGCTCGCTCATGCTCGAGGCGATCAGATTTTGTTGGAAACAGCTCTTTTAGGTATTGAGCCTGTGCCTCTTCATCCAGGTGCTGAGAGGTTCTACAAAGATGTAGGTTTGCTAGATTAA
- a CDS encoding DUF1850 domain-containing protein, which produces MLKVIAMIMKKVLFRVLFLIPFLALLVAFFVAVMNSSEKLASTEPSFLEEGLFQVRLFRSGEVIFERFLPFDSLVTLHYIHSVTKRPVEEDYGVRVDGRICLLEMRFDDFGANLPVGPEVTATERTIFLVEDDHYKVIYPNRCFERVPLRIGQVIADHRLLFEDGQTLRLLDLAPGGSYVEFYFHPFPSY; this is translated from the coding sequence TTGCTAAAGGTTATAGCTATGATTATGAAAAAAGTTCTTTTTCGAGTCCTTTTTTTGATACCTTTTTTGGCTTTGCTTGTTGCTTTTTTTGTGGCTGTTATGAATTCTTCTGAAAAGTTGGCTTCTACAGAGCCCTCTTTTTTAGAGGAAGGGCTTTTTCAGGTCCGACTTTTTCGGTCTGGGGAAGTTATTTTTGAGCGTTTTTTGCCTTTTGATTCTCTGGTTACGTTACATTATATTCATTCAGTTACGAAGCGACCTGTAGAGGAGGATTATGGGGTCCGAGTCGATGGGCGAATTTGCTTGCTAGAGATGCGTTTTGATGACTTTGGTGCGAATTTGCCTGTGGGGCCTGAGGTGACTGCGACGGAGAGAACGATTTTTCTAGTGGAAGATGACCATTATAAGGTGATTTATCCGAATCGTTGTTTTGAGCGAGTGCCCTTGCGCATTGGTCAAGTAATTGCGGATCATCGTCTGCTTTTTGAAGATGGTCAGACCCTACGGCTCCTTGATCTGGCACCGGGTGGATCCTATGTGGAGTTCTATTTTCACCCTTTTCCTTCATATTAA
- a CDS encoding TRAP transporter permease, with the protein MAVDERGKNRSPVDHASTVDSADKIEETKKAEEILEKYDSGSAFRKNIPFYWKWVIGGGASILSLFHLYTAIFGTLPSNQQRGFHLAIALGLVFLLFPANKKNEGLAEESSHTFWDGFIARMKTVPVSSWVLFGILLLCTGYAYWNELVRPTTVLVMAALLVLFQVAKLYGRRYQGIPFPDVILAILGLGVGLYHFFEYQGIIARVGIYNDLDFMVAGAAVLLVLEAARRVVGMPIVVVAALLLLYAHLGAYIPGYFSHRGFSVERIISHSFLSLEGILGIPISISATFIYLFIMFGVILQKTGLEKFFTNLALSLTGWMTGGTAKVGVLTSLFSGTITGSSVANTVSNGAFTIPMMKRSGYKPEFAAGVESASSTGGQIMPPIMGSAAFLMIEFTGLAYSEIIKAALIPALLFFMGQFIYVHYESKRLGIMGVPRSELPNLKDLLLRKGYLLLPIVAIIVILSMGQSAMKAALYGIYTALAMSVLALILAWILGKRDQLDHPFSFSMLWDILVTSARTALPVIIACAAAGIIVGVITLTGLGLRIAGGILELAMNQLLLTLFFTMIASIVLGMGLPTTANYVITATMAAPALLAFDNVPLVAAHLFVFYFGIVADITPPVALAAYAGSGLANSNPFKTSIQAVKIAIGAFLIPYMFVLSPQLLLGEAPLYLVAFSVTTATLGMFCIATALVGYIEKPLHWSERLLLTLAGLSLVYAHLVTDILGVAIFLAIYVHQKMSGRKGKKDQGTDVPPVGV; encoded by the coding sequence ATGGCAGTAGATGAACGGGGAAAGAATCGGAGTCCTGTGGATCATGCAAGCACCGTAGATAGTGCAGATAAGATAGAAGAAACCAAAAAAGCTGAAGAGATTTTGGAGAAGTATGATAGCGGCAGTGCTTTTCGAAAAAACATTCCTTTTTATTGGAAGTGGGTTATTGGCGGTGGCGCCAGTATTTTGAGTCTTTTTCATCTATATACGGCTATTTTTGGCACTTTGCCGAGCAATCAGCAGCGAGGATTTCATTTGGCCATTGCATTGGGTCTTGTTTTTTTGCTTTTTCCGGCCAATAAGAAAAATGAAGGTTTGGCGGAGGAATCTTCCCATACCTTTTGGGATGGCTTTATAGCTAGGATGAAAACGGTACCTGTAAGCAGTTGGGTACTTTTTGGGATCCTTCTTCTCTGTACAGGTTATGCTTATTGGAATGAATTGGTTCGTCCGACGACGGTGCTCGTAATGGCGGCGTTGCTTGTTCTTTTTCAAGTGGCTAAGTTGTATGGGCGTCGTTATCAGGGAATTCCTTTTCCCGATGTAATCTTGGCAATTCTAGGTCTTGGTGTAGGCCTTTATCATTTTTTTGAGTATCAAGGGATTATTGCTCGTGTGGGCATTTATAACGATCTTGATTTTATGGTGGCCGGTGCTGCTGTGTTGCTTGTTCTAGAAGCGGCGCGGCGTGTTGTTGGAATGCCTATTGTGGTGGTCGCTGCATTGTTGCTTTTGTATGCCCACTTAGGTGCTTATATTCCCGGCTACTTTTCTCATCGCGGCTTTAGTGTGGAGCGGATTATTTCTCATTCTTTTTTGAGTTTGGAAGGTATTTTGGGGATTCCGATTTCGATTTCTGCTACTTTTATTTATCTTTTTATTATGTTTGGCGTGATTTTGCAGAAGACGGGGTTGGAGAAGTTTTTTACGAACTTGGCGCTTTCTTTGACGGGTTGGATGACAGGTGGAACGGCCAAGGTGGGTGTTTTAACGAGCCTTTTTTCAGGGACGATTACAGGTAGTTCCGTGGCCAATACGGTGAGCAATGGCGCTTTTACAATTCCTATGATGAAGCGCTCCGGTTATAAGCCGGAGTTTGCAGCTGGTGTTGAATCGGCCTCTTCTACGGGGGGACAGATTATGCCTCCCATTATGGGTTCGGCTGCTTTTTTGATGATTGAGTTTACGGGGTTGGCGTATAGTGAAATTATTAAGGCTGCTTTGATTCCGGCTTTGCTTTTTTTTATGGGTCAGTTTATTTATGTGCATTATGAGTCAAAGCGGCTGGGGATTATGGGCGTGCCGCGCAGTGAGTTGCCCAATCTGAAAGATCTTTTGTTGCGCAAAGGCTATTTGTTGTTGCCGATTGTAGCGATTATTGTAATTCTTTCGATGGGCCAGTCGGCGATGAAAGCGGCTCTTTATGGAATTTATACGGCGCTGGCGATGAGTGTACTTGCGTTGATTTTGGCTTGGATTTTAGGGAAGCGCGATCAGTTGGATCATCCTTTTTCTTTTTCCATGCTTTGGGATATTCTTGTTACATCGGCTCGCACTGCTTTGCCTGTGATTATTGCTTGTGCGGCGGCAGGTATTATTGTGGGTGTGATTACGCTGACGGGCTTAGGCTTGCGCATTGCCGGTGGCATTCTTGAGCTGGCCATGAATCAGCTTTTGTTGACGCTCTTTTTCACGATGATTGCAAGTATTGTTCTGGGCATGGGTTTGCCCACGACTGCCAATTATGTGATTACGGCGACGATGGCGGCGCCTGCCCTTTTGGCTTTTGACAATGTACCGCTGGTAGCAGCCCATCTTTTTGTTTTCTACTTTGGAATTGTAGCCGATATTACGCCGCCGGTGGCTCTGGCTGCTTATGCCGGATCGGGGCTGGCCAATAGCAATCCTTTTAAGACGAGTATTCAAGCGGTGAAAATTGCGATTGGTGCTTTTTTGATTCCTTATATGTTTGTACTTTCGCCGCAGTTGTTGTTGGGCGAGGCGCCTCTGTATTTGGTCGCTTTTTCGGTGACAACGGCAACGCTGGGAATGTTTTGCATTGCTACGGCTCTGGTGGGTTATATTGAGAAGCCTTTGCATTGGAGTGAGCGTTTGCTGTTGACGTTGGCTGGTTTGAGCCTTGTGTATGCGCACTTGGTGACGGATATTTTGGGCGTGGCTATTTTCTTGGCGATTTATGTTCATCAGAAGATGAGCGGCCGTAAAGGTAAGAAAGATCAAGGAACAGATGTGCCGCCTGTAGGGGTGTAA
- a CDS encoding nitroreductase: protein MNDTLKTIFNRRSVRTFKPEQIENQALDSIVSAGQYAPSGMNHQPWHFTVVQNRELLADINTLCKAVYMQWDNPALQERVKAENFSAFYHAPTLIVVSGDATSLTPQFDCALALGTMFLAAASLGIGSCWIHALQSFHDLAEGPAMMKKLQVPEGYRIFGSGAFGYSAQELPLPKPRKEGAVTILR from the coding sequence ATGAATGATACGCTGAAGACGATTTTTAATAGACGGAGTGTTCGAACTTTTAAGCCGGAGCAGATTGAGAATCAGGCTTTAGATAGTATTGTTTCTGCTGGTCAGTATGCGCCGAGTGGCATGAACCATCAGCCTTGGCATTTTACGGTGGTGCAGAATCGGGAACTTTTGGCGGATATTAATACGCTTTGTAAGGCTGTTTATATGCAGTGGGACAATCCGGCTTTGCAGGAGCGAGTGAAGGCGGAGAATTTTAGTGCTTTTTATCATGCGCCTACGTTGATTGTTGTTTCTGGCGATGCTACTTCTTTGACGCCCCAGTTTGATTGTGCGCTGGCTTTGGGTACTATGTTTTTGGCGGCTGCTTCATTAGGAATTGGTTCTTGTTGGATTCATGCGTTACAGTCTTTTCATGATCTGGCAGAAGGGCCGGCTATGATGAAAAAGTTGCAGGTGCCGGAGGGGTATCGGATTTTTGGTTCTGGCGCTTTTGGTTATAGTGCCCAAGAGTTGCCTTTGCCGAAGCCTCGTAAGGAGGGGGCTGTGACGATTTTGCGGTAA
- a CDS encoding phosphoribosylaminoimidazolesuccinocarboxamide synthase, whose protein sequence is MNLVYTGKTKDVYELEDGNYLLTFKDDVTGENGVFDPGANTVGLTIEGAGRAGLRLTKFFFEVLKEKGIPTHYIDANIEEATMTVKPATVFGQGLEVICRYRAVGSFLRRYGRYAEEGQPLDAFVEVTLKDDARQDPPINEDGLAMLGILSHEEYKVLKNLTQQIANVVKEELAKKDIDLYDIKFEFGRVEDGQIVLIDEISGGNMRAYKNGEYIEPLELEKQMMA, encoded by the coding sequence ATGAACCTAGTCTACACCGGAAAAACAAAAGACGTCTACGAACTCGAAGACGGCAACTACCTGCTCACCTTCAAAGACGACGTAACCGGCGAAAACGGAGTCTTTGACCCTGGTGCCAACACCGTTGGACTCACCATCGAAGGCGCCGGTCGAGCGGGACTTCGTCTAACCAAATTCTTTTTTGAAGTACTTAAAGAAAAAGGCATCCCCACTCATTACATCGATGCCAACATAGAAGAAGCCACCATGACCGTAAAGCCAGCCACCGTCTTCGGTCAAGGCCTCGAAGTCATCTGCCGCTATCGCGCCGTCGGCAGCTTCTTGCGCCGCTACGGTCGCTACGCAGAAGAAGGCCAACCCCTCGATGCTTTCGTAGAAGTAACCCTTAAAGACGATGCCCGCCAAGATCCCCCCATTAACGAAGACGGTCTGGCCATGCTCGGCATCCTCTCCCACGAAGAATACAAAGTCCTCAAAAACCTAACCCAACAAATCGCCAACGTGGTCAAAGAAGAACTGGCCAAAAAAGACATCGACCTCTACGACATCAAATTCGAATTTGGCAGAGTAGAAGACGGCCAAATCGTCCTCATCGACGAAATCTCCGGCGGCAACATGCGCGCCTATAAAAATGGCGAATACATCGAACCACTAGAACTCGAAAAACAAATGATGGCCTAA
- a CDS encoding TVP38/TMEM64 family protein, with protein sequence MPLRKLFVLAVLLLAFLVLWQTEWGRSFLLHTFTTDIQALSAYLQSLGWKAWAIALFLATVQNFISVVPSLFLIGAFVHVFGWTTGLLLAWIGELVGAALAFSFFRYYGRSFVVLWLSKHKQLNRFDQWISKNAFMSILLLRLAPFVPSGVINMAAAFSGASFWAFMAATALGKIPMVLFDGLMGHDIYSITENGARLIVVTLAMILFAFLVHHYRKKMHRSSATSGP encoded by the coding sequence ATGCCACTTAGAAAGCTTTTCGTGCTTGCTGTGTTGCTCTTGGCTTTCTTAGTTCTCTGGCAAACAGAGTGGGGTAGAAGTTTTTTACTTCATACGTTTACGACGGATATACAGGCACTTTCTGCCTATCTGCAGTCTTTAGGCTGGAAAGCTTGGGCGATCGCACTGTTTCTCGCTACAGTACAGAACTTTATCAGTGTCGTTCCGAGTTTGTTTCTTATCGGTGCTTTTGTTCATGTCTTTGGCTGGACCACAGGCTTGCTGTTGGCCTGGATAGGCGAACTGGTAGGAGCGGCGCTCGCTTTTTCCTTCTTTCGCTACTATGGCCGATCTTTCGTTGTCCTTTGGCTCAGCAAGCATAAGCAGCTAAACCGCTTTGACCAATGGATCAGTAAGAACGCCTTCATGAGTATTTTACTCTTACGGCTCGCTCCTTTTGTACCTTCTGGTGTCATCAACATGGCCGCAGCTTTTAGCGGAGCTTCCTTTTGGGCATTTATGGCAGCGACAGCCCTTGGAAAAATACCAATGGTTCTCTTCGACGGCCTTATGGGTCACGATATATATAGTATTACAGAAAATGGAGCCCGTCTCATTGTCGTTACGCTAGCCATGATTCTATTTGCCTTTCTTGTTCATCACTATCGAAAAAAAATGCATCGCTCTTCTGCTACAAGCGGTCCCTGA